TAAGGAGGCAACAATGcttgaggttcatggtttgtcacttccatgtactgaaccaGTATTAAACTCTGTCACAGTAAATACACTTTTCCAAGGTGGGATCCACCTTTAAAACTGTTGTGGTAATCTTTTATATGCCATAACTTGCTCAGACCAAATGTGTGCCTTGAGGTACTGGTGGTAGGGGGGCCTGCAGCGTTCCTCAGTCTACAGAGCACTGTTTGTTCTCCAGCCCAGTAGATGGCGGTATAATGCCGGTCTTGCTGTAACAGGAAAAGCcgtacactgcacacacactcacagacatcAGTATAGAAGTTTTCACACACTTTATACATTATTGAAAGGCTAAAATGCTTTTATTTACGTGGCTTAAACTCGTCTTAGGAGTCAGatgaaagacccttgttggaaaTCGTGCTGCACTTTCCAGGCTGCTGTGATCACGTTTCTTCACAATGGCTGTGAGATTTCTAAACGCCGTGATCTTTACATTTCTGTGGACTGTGTTGTGTGCCACAGGTAAGATGTTGGCTAATATAGCCCAGTTCACATCAGGGTAACGTTAACGCGTCTGAACGGGTGCTTGATTGTAGATGTCTCCTCAGTCTCCACAGCAGATGACCGGATGGTGTTGATTCCGGGTGGGGATTTGAAGATGGGAACGAATGCTGCTGATGGTCGAGACGGCGAATCGCCTCTAAGAGCTGTGAAAGTTGCCTCGTTTAAGATGGACAAATATCCTGTGACTAACTCCGAATTTAGGTGATTATCCAGGTGATGCATACAATGAGTTTCCAGTGAGGGACTATATAGTGAGCAGAGACTATATACACTGTGAATCACGTGATTTCTTTTGCTATAACTAACGTTAGCTGCATGCAGTTCCTGAGTTGTTAAATGTAGCTTTGAGGAAACGTCCCCTCAATCTGTCCACTCTGAATTACAGTATGTGTATAAAAGCTTGCAGACTTACCGCCCTACTGACATCCTCTACTCATCCCAGTGTTGCATGTTTATTGGATCATTTCACATTACCATATATCTAAATCTTTTGTCCAGCATTTGCTTTACTTTTAATGGTAATATTGtctatttattaaatatttcaagTTGTTCTCAGATTTGCTAGAAAGTTTCCCAGAAAAAAGTCTGCAAGTGACTGTTTCAGCGATGGAGGGGTTGCAAGGCTTTCATTAGTGGGCTGGGTATATGTAAATTAGGGGTGGTGAGTCAACACtattatgtaacagttttgggggtttggaattggcTCGTTTTTCATCTTTTCAGGCTTTACACTAGGTGCTGGAAACACTCCTTTGAAGATTTGACTGTGTTAAGCCACATTAGTTCATATGTGAGGTCTGTTACTGGTGTTGGATGAGTAGTTCTGCAGGAGATCAGTGCCTCGCCTGCTCATCTCAAAACTCAGTTGTACTGCTCCATACTCcagtgcaacagataacaccactacctgccaggcAGCTAcaacaccacgtgggagactggggttcaggtcccagtctgggtgactatgctgcgctacaccaataagagtccttgggcaagactctacatttacatttacatttatggcatttagcagacactcttatccagatcgacttacaaggttactagtattacagaggagggtcaatgtagtgttggaagtcttgcccaaggactcctattggtgtaacgcagcatagtcacccagaccgggaatcgaaccctggtctcccacatgctgttgttgtaacgcaatggcaggtggtggtgttatctgttgcgccacaccaaccactatactaacactacattagcacaactctgtaatatgagtaaccttgtaagtcgctctggataagagtgtcagctaaatgctgtaattgTAAATATAATTAAGAAACGGTGTCCGggtacttttggacacataatgtGTCTGCTGACTGAACCCGGATGCAAAGAATTGTGTGTACTCTTGTTTTTCACTTCGTGATTTGTTTGCCTCCAGGGAATTTGTCAGGTTGGAAAAATATAAAACAGAGGCTGAAACTTTTGGCTGGAGTTTTGTTTTCCAGGACTTTGTATCCGATGATCTCAAAAGCAAGGTCACTCAGAAAATTGAGGTATGAACACTGCaacagtgaaaatgtgtttaatatatgTGAATAGAGTTAGTTAATAGTGTTTAGTGCAGGTATGGTTTTACTgatttaattcattatttatgtAAACAAAAGTTCTCATCTTCCTCTTAGTCTGCACCCTGGTGGTTGCCAGTTGAGAAAGTGTTTTGGAGACAGGTAATTTTTCTCATTTCCTCACACTTGTAAATCTTCAAATGGAGTTTTTctgttaaatatgtttaatagATATGAGCAGTTTGAGCCATAGTTGTCCCTTTTTGATTGCAGCCCTGTGGGCCAGGTTCTGGTATCAAAGATCGGCTAAACTCTCCTGTGGTCCAAGTGAGCTGGAATGATGCACAAGCCTATTGTAAGTGGAAGAAGAAGAGGCTGCCcacagaggaggaatgggaaaTAGCTGCCCGTGGAGGACTTGATGGTAAATCGTATTCCATTCGACATCCCCTTCTTTGGGTTCTTGTAGTTCTAGACTGTGCTTGCATATTAGCTGGAGTgctgctaataaaaaaaaattgtttttagGAAGAACATACCCATGGGGTAACAAGTTTCTGCCAAATCGCACCAATTTGTGGCAGGTAAGTGCCCtgtttctggaaaaaaaaaatgcttataAAAAAATCCTTAATTGTTAGAGGGGTGTTCTGGTAATGGAATTCTTCACCACTGTTTCTTCAAACATACCTCTGCTAAAAATACGTCAGgcaatcttcctgaaggtgttCTGCCTTTCTGACAATCCTACAATCCTAATgtgttcttggtcttccagaccacAATTTCAAACATTATGAACTGAGGAAATGGTTGGACACGCTTTCTTTTCGTCTTTttttatagccttctcctgcttggTAGGCATAACTTATTGTAATTTCTGGAgtgctaggcagttgcttaGGCTAAccaatggctgctgattgttggtaCATGGTTTGAGAAGTctgaattttaattttatttgaaaTCGGTCTTCTACGTCTACATCTTCTACTCTCTTAACTATTCAAACATACATTTTTGACCAATTTGTGTTTTTACCCCCTTCCCCCTAAAAAAAGTATATTTGTTCAGTAGGCTTCTTGCTGTTGTTATTGAGAATGTGTTTGTTGTAGGGGTCGTTCCCAGATGGTGACACAGCTGAGGATGGATATCATGGCATAGCACCCGTCACTGCATTTCCTTCACAGAACAATTACGGTACACAAGCATGCTTACATCTACCTGCATATAAACACATAAGCAGTACTAGAATGTGCCACCAAGATGGATCATTAGGTTTTCTGTCATTCTATTACAACACTGTACTCCTGATGTATTATGCTTTCCAATATCTTTCCAGGATTGTACGACATGCTGGGTAATGTGTGGGAGTGGACCTCCACACCTTTTCCTTCTACTCAGCCCATGTACGTCTTGCGTGGTGCATCCTGGATAGATACAGCTGATGGGTCAGCCAATCACCGGGCACGTGTCACCACCCGGTCAGTCATaactttgtcttacttgttgttTCTGATATCTATTATTTATTGCAGAATGATCTACTTCCTCCTGCTCTGTGAAGATTGTGTTGATTTGTTATTGTGTAGTAGTTTATGATGAATGATTGTCCTCTAGAATGGGGAACACGCCAGATTCAGCGTCAGACAACCTGGGCTTTCGCTGTGCTTCAGACTACAATTCCAAGCAAAAGAAGAACAAAGGGAAAACTGAGCTGTGAGGACTAGATGGTTAAACATGATTCAAGATGTTTGCCATGGCTTTTATAATGCATCTCTCCTGTGGAGACCAGGATTGTTCACAGGAATTCTTTCCATTTtccactgtaaaaataaaaacagtttttTAATCATATACTTTCTTATTGAATCTTTTAGCCATTTTGGCATGCTGTCTTTGCTTTCATCCAGGAATTGCTGAGAATATAAAATACACTGATGATCTGtaccattaacaccactgacaattacatttaattatctCAATACAGTGGCACATGTCAAGGAATGGTGTATACAgtatcaggcagcaagtgaaacAGTGAAAACAGACAAGCATAAAGATCTAAGTGACTCTGACAAGGGCCaatttgtgatggctagacaactgagtcaaaacatcttcaaaacatcaggcaggtcttgtggggtggtgTTCCTGGTATACTGTTCCCAATGTggcccaaaaaacaaaaaccggTGAACTGGCAGCTGGGTCATGGGCACACATGGCTCATTGATGTGCTCCTTGGAAGCCCTACCTTACAACATACAGGACCTAAAGATATCTGCCAGATATCACAAGACtgcttcagaggtcttgtggagtccatgccttgatgaatcacagctgttttgcAGCACAAGGGGCATCTAtgcaatattatgttttaagGCTAAATTGTACATACCAGAGTTTGCAAACATATTAATAGCTTTCTCAAACATGCTAACATGGTTAATAATGATACAAGCTTGTAGTCAGTGATTAGCATGATGTCTCCAGCATAATCTAGATTCATGACAATAtgtgttcattcactgtttgcATATCTAGCTAATTTGTTCCTTTTAAACAGGTCCGTGACTTGCAGTGATTTCTTAACCTTAAAATAAGCTTTGATCATTTTGTGTGACTTGGTGCCCCCAAGTGTCTCAGAAATGTACTTCAACTAATCTGAATGAGAATTGTGAATGATGTGAAATGGTGCTTTCTAGAGATTAAAGACTTTGAGGGTTTTCAACATCTACAACACAACAATTTTGCTTCACATGGCAAGATTTCTGAAGCCTAAAGTAAAGCTGGTCAAATAGAAAAAGAGCTGAGGGACATTACTATTGAACAGTCCTTAAATTTAGGCACAGGTTATATGCTAAATGAGAAATcctgaatatatatattcctcAGTCTTCttggttttttttggttttttttgtttgtttgtttgtttgttttttttgttacagtatatagacaaaagtattgagacacctacacattacatctaCAAGAGCTTCCATGAAATCTCATTCTTAATTTatgggcattaatatggagttggtcccccacTTAGCAGCTTTAAGAGCAGGTTTGAAACTCTGCACTTACTTGGCTACCCGCTCTGTACCTTTATGTGGTCTATGTGGAGTTGCTATGGgtcctaaacacttccactttttaataataaaactcacagttgatggtggaatatctggGAAAAAATGTCACCAATTGACCtgttgcaatggtggcatcctattacagtaccgaGCTGGAATTTAGTGAGCTCCATacaaccacccattctttcacttcTTTCTTTCACTAATTACACCTGTGGCAACTGGACTAAATGGAACATTTGAATTCTGTGATTTGGAGCTCcctcccaatatttttgtccacttGAATGTATTTTGATAATGCAATTCCCCTTTAGCTAAATCTAGCCCAGTGTTGTAAAATCGCAGGGCCTCTATCactacaatatttatcacacaatctctctaaatctctTATCATTCTCTGATTGCTCTGATTTCCTTTTTGAAAACTGCAGTACATGTTGTTCTATCTTCACAAATTCTTGAGATATCAACATTCTGAATTGTCCTGATAGGCCAGTCAGGGGTATGACAGGTTGTGTCATAAAGTCCTCAGGTACATTTCATTCTCCTCAGCAGCGATGGACAGCAAGATGAATTTGGGAGTGTTCTCAAATAGGGCCGCTCTGTTCTGAGTCTGCCCTTTCTTCACCCAGTGGCCGTAGATCTTAAAGGCGCAGGCATCAATCATCTTCCGCAGAGGTTTAATGGCGTAAGGATCTCTGCGGATCACTTCTTTAGTGACAGGTTTTGCCTGGCGGTAGTTGCAGTAGATGCGCATAGTGGCCAGTACAGTCAAGCAGATAACCTATGAAAACACATAGAGCCATGGGATCATATACGATACGACTCATTTAATATATATCTAATCTACAGACAGTGGACATTCTTCAGGACTGAGGGTGGAGAAGTGAAACAAGGAAGTGTCTACTTCCATGCTGTTTGTGTTGATGGTCATTAAAAACTGCTAAATACAATGCCATAATACCTTGAACTTCCTATAAGGACTGAAGTGGCGAACCTCTGTGACCTCATATTGCTGGAAGAAAGGATGGTTCAGGGCGTCTGTGGCTGTGTAGCGGCTTTGTGGGTCCACCACCAATAACCTGGAAATC
This sequence is a window from Salminus brasiliensis chromosome 18, fSalBra1.hap2, whole genome shotgun sequence. Protein-coding genes within it:
- the sumf2 gene encoding inactive C-alpha-formylglycine-generating enzyme 2; this encodes MAVRFLNAVIFTFLWTVLCATVSTADDRMVLIPGGDLKMGTNAADGRDGESPLRAVKVASFKMDKYPVTNSEFREFVRLEKYKTEAETFGWSFVFQDFVSDDLKSKVTQKIESAPWWLPVEKVFWRQPCGPGSGIKDRLNSPVVQVSWNDAQAYCKWKKKRLPTEEEWEIAARGGLDGRTYPWGNKFLPNRTNLWQGSFPDGDTAEDGYHGIAPVTAFPSQNNYGLYDMLGNVWEWTSTPFPSTQPMYVLRGASWIDTADGSANHRARVTTRMGNTPDSASDNLGFRCASDYNSKQKKNKGKTEL